A part of Notolabrus celidotus isolate fNotCel1 chromosome 21, fNotCel1.pri, whole genome shotgun sequence genomic DNA contains:
- the LOC117804847 gene encoding uncharacterized protein LOC117804847 isoform X1 — MSNANDETAIMTAVITLRLNMEKKTHECSLCNKTFTEKSNLTRHMKLHAPKEIECDVCGKSFTFKQQLDSHLKQHLYPHIPLYRQGEARLLCSDAAKIVAKAPSKAVDPGWLDPEKAEVAAKKSGGEMWKGQFVITFGKYAGQSFRWLLENDVGWVVWLLSEYCQKGEKNELLKWQKERMLEFVRGFPSVTCHLDKRLEKQESTKQKVAESSVSEFQQEPGYVSDAELLAAAARDILGL, encoded by the exons ATGTCGAACGCGAACGACGAGACAGCCATAATGACAGCCGTCATTACGCTTCG GTTAAACATGGAGAAGAAGACACACGAGTGCAGTTTGTGCAACAAGACTTTCACTGAGAAGTCTAACCTGACCAGGCATATGAAGCTTCATGCTCCAAAGGAAATTGAGTGTGATGTGTGTGGTAAAAGCTTCACCTTCAAACAACAGCTGGACTCCCACCTGAAGCAGCATCTGTACCCACACATTCCTCTGTATAGACAGGGAGAGGCCAGGCTGCTGTGTTCAGATGCAGCTAAGATTGTGGCAAAGGCCCCCAGCAAAGCAGTAGACCCTGGATGGCTGGATCCCGAAAAGGCAGAGGTGGCTGCCAAGAAATCTGGAGGGGAAATGTGGAAAGGGCAGTTCGTCATCACATTCGGCAAGTATGCTGGACAGTCATTCAGATGGCTGCTTGAAAACGATGTCGGCTGGGTGGTATGGTTGCTCTCTGAATATTGCCAGAAGGGTGAGAAGAATGAGCTTCTTAAATGGCAAAAGGAGCGAATGCTGGAGTTTGTTCGAGGGTTCCCTTCTGTCACATGTCATCTTGACAAGAGGCTGGAG aaacaggaatcaacaaaacaaaaggtggCTGAATCTTCTGTTTCCGAGTTCCAGCAGGAACCTGGCTATGTGAGTGATGCTGAACTGTTGGCTGCTGCTG CTAGAGACATTTTGGGCCTGTGA
- the LOC117804847 gene encoding zinc finger protein 613-like isoform X2, which produces MSNANDETAIMTAVITLRLNMEKKTHECSLCNKTFTEKSNLTRHMKLHAPKEIECDVCGKSFTFKQQLDSHLKQHLYPHIPLYRQGEARLLCSDAAKIVAKAPSKAVDPGWLDPEKAEVAAKKSGGEMWKGQFVITFGKYAGQSFRWLLENDVGWVVWLLSEYCQKGEKNELLKWQKERMLEFVRGFPSVTCHLDKRLEVYFIFCRNRNQQNKRWLNLLFPSSSRNLAM; this is translated from the exons ATGTCGAACGCGAACGACGAGACAGCCATAATGACAGCCGTCATTACGCTTCG GTTAAACATGGAGAAGAAGACACACGAGTGCAGTTTGTGCAACAAGACTTTCACTGAGAAGTCTAACCTGACCAGGCATATGAAGCTTCATGCTCCAAAGGAAATTGAGTGTGATGTGTGTGGTAAAAGCTTCACCTTCAAACAACAGCTGGACTCCCACCTGAAGCAGCATCTGTACCCACACATTCCTCTGTATAGACAGGGAGAGGCCAGGCTGCTGTGTTCAGATGCAGCTAAGATTGTGGCAAAGGCCCCCAGCAAAGCAGTAGACCCTGGATGGCTGGATCCCGAAAAGGCAGAGGTGGCTGCCAAGAAATCTGGAGGGGAAATGTGGAAAGGGCAGTTCGTCATCACATTCGGCAAGTATGCTGGACAGTCATTCAGATGGCTGCTTGAAAACGATGTCGGCTGGGTGGTATGGTTGCTCTCTGAATATTGCCAGAAGGGTGAGAAGAATGAGCTTCTTAAATGGCAAAAGGAGCGAATGCTGGAGTTTGTTCGAGGGTTCCCTTCTGTCACATGTCATCTTGACAAGAGGCTGGAG gtgtattttattttctgcagaaacaggaatcaacaaaacaaaaggtggCTGAATCTTCTGTTTCCGAGTTCCAGCAGGAACCTGGCTATGTGA
- the LOC117805468 gene encoding uncharacterized protein LOC117805468 — protein sequence MEGRRTGESHGERTGNADVADGFQKVLTVFATVEGEDTLTTMGVLGAIQKDCGVVVGCHQRGPGRLEITMGTEEGKNRLLDGIKLGDTLIAAREINNDELVVSFLSLPVYVSDQEIFDRLAEWGVRPVSSVRRRMWPGTEVADGTRFLKVRFNEEVKYLPYSTRFATLEGLEHFRVIHDRQVRVCRLCIRPGHIRRDCPDFRCFRCGGQGHYARECVQEERKARREDGAAADGDGDGEVQSDGGDQPGAEETGEAGGVEPMEDDGDGSVEGGGGEAERGEKAHEERSGAAETEQRGAGEEEGGQVEGKRLGHRKTDTRGTGQHPNSKFDLPILHRCLSHVMKNAKDLCKEQYVLFLKELGYNNNTSSMLRHYRALHENKEETRALPSQATRKQELDEALVSMIVKDTQPFSVVDDVGFRTFVSKLDPNYILPTRQALKAMVEAKYETAKEKAKAKVEKAATVSLTSDMWTSINMDAYLAS from the exons ATGGAAGGGAGGAGGACGGGAGAAAGCCATGGGGAGCGCACTGGAAATGCTGACGTGGCGGACGGTTTCCAGAAAGTTTTGACAGTCTTTGCCACGGTGGAGGGTGAGGACACACTCACGACTATGGGGGTCCTAGGGGCAATCCAGAAGGACTGTGGTGTGGTGGTCGGTTGTCACCAGAGAGGGCCGGGGAGGCTGGAGATAACGATGGGGACGGAGGAGGGGAAAAATCGACTCCTGGATGGCATTAAACTGGGGGACACCTTGATTGCGGCGAGAGAAATTAACAATGATGAACTGGTCGTATCATTTTTGAGTCTGCCTGTCTATGTCTCAGATCAGGAAATATTTGACAGGTTGGCAGAGTGGGGTGTGAGGCCGGTGTCCAGTGTGAGGAGGAGAATGTGGCCTGGAACGGAGGTGGCGGATGGGACGCGCTTCCTGAAAGTCAGGTTTAATGAGGAGGTGAAGTATCTCCCATATTCAACAAGATTCGCTACCCTGGAGGGCTTAGAGCACTTCAGGGTCATTCATGACAGGCAGGTCAGGGTCTGTCGGCTCTGTATCAGGCCAGGACACATCCGCAGAGACTGCCCGGACTTTCGGTGCTTCCGCTGCGGAGGGCAGGGCCATTACGCGCGGGAGTGCGtccaggaggagaggaaggcgCGCAGGGAGGATGGCGCAGCAGCTGATGGAGACGGAGACGGAGAGGTGCAGAGTGATGGTGGTGACCAGCCCGGAGCGGAGGAGACCGGAGAGGCAGGAGGCGTGGAGCCGATGGAGGATGACGGGGACGGGAGCGtggagggaggtggaggtgaagcAGAGCGAGGAGAAAAAGCGCACGAGGAGCGCAGCGGCGCGGCGGAGACGGAGCAGCGGGGCgccggagaggaggagggaggacaggTAGAAGGAAAGAGACTGGGACACAGAAAGACTGACACAAGGGGTACAG GACAGCATCCCAACTCCAAATTTGACCTCCCGATTCTGCACAGATGTCTCAGTCACGTTATGAAGAACGCAAAGGATCTGTGCAAAGagcaatatgttttatttcttaaa GAGTTGGGGTACAATAACAACACCTCATCCATGCTAAGGCATTACCGTGCCTTGCATGAGAATAAGGAGGAAACTAGAGCTTTACCCAGCCAAG CCACCAGAAAACAAGAGCTGGATGAAGCCCTCGTCTCCATGATAGTGAAGGACACACAGCCCTTCAGTGTTGTGGATGACGTTGGATTTCGGACATTTGTGTCCAAACTGGATCCCAATTATATTCTCCCTACAAGGCAG gCTCTGAAGGCCATGGTGGAGGCCAAGTATGAGACAGCTAAGGAGAAGGCTAAGGCTAAAGTGGAAAAGGCGGCTACTGTTAGCCTTACATCAGACATGTGGACATCCATCAACATGGATGCCTACCTGGCT AGCTGA
- the LOC117805469 gene encoding putative nuclease HARBI1, with the protein MSAVLKVYELVPETYCQRFRSWESHIAVYISEHKVSTAAEGTALADNYVLTHRGDRDFRGQQVELGEPCWLEDPGFSAFVSDGSVSLPGEVYPDCAVTRAMSRAKGEPDSPALFSSRIFSRFYPLIHSFACTSRALNPSSVPQILCVALRFFANGSFLYDVGDAEHLSKATVCRTVRKVCLALKRLLNTFIVIKEEFHRIAGFPSVIGCIDGTQIPITAPSHHEADYVNRKSIHSINVQIICDAAYIISNVEAKWPGSVHDSRMHHESNLSNRLQRGEFDGLLLGDRGYPCQPRLLTPYPDPEPGPQQNFNRAHCRTRARVEMTTGLLKARFQCLRHLRVTPERACDIIVACVVLHNIATLRGEQHPALQIGADDDHPIHLPAMQDGRAVRDTISRIHFRD; encoded by the exons ATGTCGGCTGTTTTGAAGGTGTATGAGTTGGTCCCTGAGACTTATTGCCAGAGGTTCAGGTCTTGGGAAAG CCACATTGCTGTGTACATCAGCGAACATAAGGTGAGTACTGCTGCGGAGGGCACTGCACTGGCTGATAATTATGTGCTGACGCACAGGGGGGACAGAGACTTCCGGGGCCAG CAGGTCGAGCTTGGAGAGCCATGCTGGTTGGAGGATCCTGGTTTCTCCGCCTTCGTGTCGGACGGCAGTGTGTCTCTTCCGGGAG AAGTGTACCCAGATTGTGCTGTGACACGGGCTATGAGCCGAGCAAAGGGTGAGCCAGA ctcacctgcgctgttttcctcccGCATCTTCTCCCGGTTCTAcccactaatccactcttttgcctgcaCTTCGCGGGCGCTCAatccgtcgtcagtcccacag ATATTGTGTGTTGCTCTGCGTTTTTTTGCAAATGGGAGTTTTTTGTATGATGTTGGAGATGCAGAGCACTTAAGTAAGGCCACTGTATGCAGGACGGTCAGAAAAGTGTGCCTCGCCCTGAAACGGCTACTGAACACCTTCATCGTCATCAAGGAGGAGTTCCACAGGATTGCAG gaTTTCCcagtgtgattggctgcatagaTGGCACACAAATCCCCATCACGGCTCCCTCACATCATGAGGCGGATTATGTTAACAGGAAGTCCATTCACAGCATAAATGTGCAG ATCATATGTGATGCTGCCTACATCATTTCCAATGTGGAGGCCAAGTGGCCTGGGTCTGTTCATGACTCAAGGATGCATCATGAGTCTAACCTGAGCAACAGACTGCAACGTG GAGAGTTTGATGGCCTTCTGCTGGGTGACAGGGGTTACCCATGCCAACCAAGGCTGCTGACCCCTTACCCTGACCCTGAACCAGGCCCCCAACAGAACTTCAACCGGGCTCACTGCAGGACGAGAGCCCGGGTGGAGATGACCACAGGCCTGTTGAAAGCCCGTTTCCAGTGCCTACGTCACCTCAGGGTGACCCCTGAGAGGGCCTGTGATATTATTGTGGCATGTGTTGTTCTTCATAATATTGCCACTCTTCGAGGAGAGCAACACCCTGCCCTACAAATAGGAGCTGATGATGACCACCCCATCCACCTGCCAGCTATGCAGGACGGCAGAGCAGTCAGAGACACCATATCCCGCATCCACTTCAGAGATTAA